Proteins found in one Sporosarcina sp. FSL K6-3457 genomic segment:
- a CDS encoding zinc-binding dehydrogenase: protein MKAFIHEAGKLKISEVSEPVAGIGEVIVAIRTAGLNRRDLYIPARRGDATEALTLGSDGAGVIESIGEGVTSFAVGDEVIINPALRWYDNSDAPPEAFDILGMPDDGTFAEKIAISVEQIEIKPAHLRWEEAAVLALAGVTGYRALFTKGGLQAGDTVFIPGAGSGVATYLIAFAKNSGARVIVTSRSEGKRKQALELGADIALDTASDWQQELAGETIDLVIESVGQATFNRSLDVLKKGGRIVVFGATAGDQVDLDLRAFFYGQYQLFGSTMGSREELRDMLAHIEKYGTRPVVDTVFKLDDALAAFDYIEDSKQFGKVVLRVSE from the coding sequence GTGAAAGCGTTTATTCATGAGGCTGGGAAATTGAAAATAAGTGAAGTGAGTGAACCCGTGGCAGGAATAGGAGAAGTTATCGTTGCGATTCGGACGGCAGGGTTGAACCGCCGCGATTTGTACATACCTGCTCGTAGAGGGGATGCAACAGAAGCGTTAACGCTAGGCTCTGATGGGGCAGGTGTGATTGAGTCGATCGGTGAAGGGGTAACGAGCTTTGCGGTTGGCGATGAAGTCATTATCAATCCGGCACTTCGTTGGTATGACAATAGCGATGCACCGCCAGAAGCATTTGATATTTTAGGTATGCCAGATGACGGAACCTTTGCGGAAAAAATTGCTATTTCGGTGGAGCAAATTGAAATAAAACCAGCTCACCTAAGGTGGGAAGAGGCAGCTGTGCTGGCTCTAGCGGGTGTCACAGGCTATCGTGCATTATTTACAAAAGGGGGATTGCAGGCGGGCGATACGGTTTTTATCCCAGGTGCGGGGAGTGGTGTCGCGACCTATCTGATTGCATTTGCTAAAAATAGTGGAGCGCGTGTAATAGTTACATCGCGAAGTGAGGGCAAGCGGAAACAGGCTCTTGAGCTCGGGGCAGATATTGCGCTAGATACGGCTAGTGATTGGCAACAAGAGCTAGCGGGTGAAACGATTGACCTAGTTATTGAAAGTGTTGGGCAGGCAACATTTAATCGTTCGCTAGATGTGTTAAAAAAAGGTGGACGTATCGTTGTCTTCGGAGCGACGGCAGGTGATCAGGTCGACTTGGATTTGCGTGCATTTTTCTATGGTCAATATCAATTATTTGGCTCGACGATGGGGAGTAGAGAAGAACTACGTGACATGCTGGCGCATATTGAAAAGTACGGGACACGTCCAGTTGTCGATACAGTGTTTAAGCTAGATGATGCGTTGGCAGCGTTTGACTATATCGAAGACAGTAAGCAATTTGGAAAAGTGGTACTGCGGGTAAGTGAATAA